Proteins encoded in a region of the Elaeis guineensis isolate ETL-2024a chromosome 7, EG11, whole genome shotgun sequence genome:
- the LOC105049339 gene encoding LOW QUALITY PROTEIN: 7-deoxyloganetin glucosyltransferase (The sequence of the model RefSeq protein was modified relative to this genomic sequence to represent the inferred CDS: inserted 1 base in 1 codon) yields MEAEPSSVGRPHAVCLPMATQGHINPFLKLAKILHSKGFFITFVYTEFDHARLLKAGGLDAVKGSDDFRLETIPDGLPSSGLDGNRHIPSLCDSLSKNGLVPFRDLITRLNGTAATPPVSLVVWGGLMSFGRKAAAELGIPDIMFWTASAGGLMGLLHYPQLIDKGLAPLKEESDFTNGFLDTRVDWIPGMRDIRLRDLPSLLQTTDPDDILFNFVIRETQEAFKATAIMINTFHXLEHEVLDALGRMLPPVYTVGSISMLCKRMSNNSSISLPSNLWKEDASCIEWLDRRDPKSVLYVNFGSLINLSMECLLEFAWGLANSNHFFLWVIRSDLVSGEKLILPQDLLRETKERCLVASWCPQEEVLLHPSVGAFLTHCGWNSILESIRGGVPILCYPAFAEQTTNCYFACKKWGIGMEIGGDVKRDVVEGVIKEVMDGVKGKDMRKKAGKLKEMAEKAVKEDGTSHSNMNSLLGSLCLGLNLNK; encoded by the exons ATGGAGGCGGAGCCATCGTCAGTGGGGAGGCCTCATGCAGTTTGCCTCCCAATGGCAACTCAAGGCCACATAAATCCCTTCCTCAAGCTCGCCAAGATCCTCCATTCCAAAGGCTTCTTCATTACATTTGTGTACACCGAATTTGACCATGCCCGTCTGTTGAAAGCCGGCGGCCTGGATGCCGTGAAGGGCTCCGACGACTTCCGCCTCGAGACCATTCCCGATGGCCTCCCGTCGTCCGGTCTCGACGGCAACCGACACATACCCAGCCTATGCGATTCCCTGAGCAAGAACGGGTTGGTCCCCTTTCGTGATCTCATAACCAGGCTTAACGGTACTGCAGCAACGCCTCCGGTTAGCCTCGTCGTGTGGGGTGGCCTCATGAGCTTCGGCCGGAAGGCCGCCGCAGAGCTCGGCATCCCTGACATCATGTTTTGGACTGCTAGTGCTGGTGGTTTGATGGGCCTCCTCCATTACCCTCAGCTTATTGACAAGGGCTTGGCACCACTAAAAG AGGAGAGTGATTTCACCAATGGATTCCTCGACACTCGCGTGGATTGGATCCCTGGCATGAGGGACATTCGACTAAGAGATCTTCCATCACTCCTTCAAACGACGGATCCTGACGATATCTTGTTTAACTTCGTGATAAGGGAGACACAAGAGGCTTTCAAGGCCACTGCAATCATGATCAATACTTTCC GCTTGGAACATGAAGTTCTAGATGCACTGGGACGGATGCTGCCTCCCGTTTACACTGTCGGTTCGATATCCATGCTTTGCAAACGGATGTCCAATAATTCGTCCATTTCGTTACCATCAAATCTATGGAAAGAGGACGCAAGCTGCATCGAGTGGTTGGATCGGAGGGATCCGAAATCCGTGTTGTATGTGAACTTTGGAAGCCTCATAAACTTGTCGATGGAGTGCTTGTTGGAGTTCGCTTGGGGGCTTGCAAATAGTAACCATTTCTTCTTGTGGGTCATCCGATCCGACCTTGTCTCCGGCGAGAAGCTCATTTTGCCTCAAGATCTTCTGAGAGAGACTAAAGAAAGGTGTTTGGTGGCAAGCTGGTGCCCGCAAGAGGAAGTTCTTCTCCACCCTTCGGTTGGGGCGTTTTTAACACATTGTGGGTGGAATTCAATATTGGAAAGCATACGTGGTGGAGTGCCGATTCTATGTTATCCTGCCTTTGCCGAGCAGACGACCAACTGTTACTTTGCTTGCAAGAAATGGGGGATTGGAATGGAGATTGGTGGCGATGTCAAAAGAGATGTGGTAGAGGGTGTTATTAAGGAGGTGATGGATGGAGTGAAGGGAAAGGATATGAGAAAGAAGGCCGGGAAGCTCAAGGAAATGGCAGAGAAAGCAGTCAAAGAAGACGGAACCTCCCACTCGAACATGAACAGTTTACTCGGTAGCTTATGCTTAGGACTTAATTTGAATAAGTAA